From the genome of Onthophagus taurus isolate NC chromosome 5, IU_Otau_3.0, whole genome shotgun sequence, one region includes:
- the LOC111426085 gene encoding uncharacterized protein, with amino-acid sequence MKKQAIFFLTLLGINHAFAGACSGQISGLNLQEDETTNDLQITWKAPSGESGCTYTISYTTSAPNFKSLSFETDDLSYTIESDKLVPCSITKIGVKTSGGSEVSQEKEMATITSTAPILLDMTTSCDSIEMTWEGQSYNENMCTHTHFQLFCLSDTHNFTVPQQVTDEENRIFNIKLNTVLRPDIYYTCNGYMFVTLGGFTPASEAVQFWSNLDTVRDLAVTENNNLIRATWEPPLNSEQCGVGYHVKYENEVLGVHEQETSDVFIDLDAEIVPCTKYNVSVTPISFTGTHGSFVSALYEATYDTQSVSGASTNDDGQSLTVSWSPINIGKCNVKFAVDHYVDGELKDHKETVENTVGLERIPCSENKIEIYVIIDGKEGNPVVLDVNLSSSDIQDIGKVENLAVSGDKITWSAPISAGRCGLSYEVTHISPTGSVVNTVSTTETSLNLIPCSQNTIIVKGISGPITGEEASLEFVADPVDLGAPETLKIIPDFTLASVTLQAEGKEINSCPITEAVISCQKDGDDSAFGTNIAVNDNDERTFDVDVVNLETDKIYDCKLRWANSAEWVYFRFRTIPIPTKKLQVVDLSKNGFNVVWEEGYGKEFVNSYQLVIKSNGRNYEVADFCDKVEPEEFSYTLKGGDESQVFVNGFPAFDYDISLTTNYNLGSLGVKDESDGLNTQTLSDVPGLPENLGIEFDYQPGAAYNVTGKITWSAPCDLHGSLKRFGVKVSATFDLGGNEHTLDYSLDVPASSPNDVFMYELKEINPFFSYVVSVNTIADFDGLTKDLVITPPDICSCATY; translated from the exons atgaaaaagcaagcgatattttttttaacactcttagGAATTAACCACGCATTCGCTGGGGCTTGTTCTg gTCAAATATCCGGGTTAAACCTACAAGAAGATGAGACAACAAACGATTTACAAATAACTTGGAAAGCTCCATCCGGGGAATCCGGATGTACTTACACAATTTCCTACACGACGAGCGCCcctaattttaaatcattatcgTTCGAAACTGATGATTTATCATACACCATTGAAAGTGACAAGTTAGTGCCATGCTCGATTACTAAAATTGGTGTAAAAACTAGCGGAGGCTCCGAAGTGagtcaagaaaaagaaatggcAACTATaa CTTCAACGGCCCCTATTTTATTGGATATGACGACTAGTTGTGATTCGATCGAGATGACTTGGGAAGGACAATCTTACAACGAAAATATGTGTACCCACACTCATTTTCAATTATTCTGTTTATCAGATACTCATAATTTTACCGTTCCTCAACAAGTAACCGACGAAGAAAATcgtattttcaatattaaattaaatacggTGCTTCGACCAGATATTTATTACACTTGTAATGGTTATATGTTTGTTACTTTGGGGGGATTCACACCGGCTAGTGAAGCTGTGCAATTTTGGTCAA ATTTGGATACCGTAAGGGATTTAGCCGTCACcgaaaacaacaatttaatcaGAGCCACTTGGGAACCACCCCTAAACTCAGAACAGTGCGGTGTTGGTTACCACGTCAAATACGAAAACGAAGTCTTAGGAGTACACGAACAAGAAACTTCTGATGTATTCATCGATTTAGACGCCGAAATCGTCCCTTGCACTAAATACAACGTTTCGGTTACCCCAATTTCATTCACGGGAACTCACGGATCCTTCGTTTCAGCATTGTACGAAGCAACATatg atactCAATCCGTAAGTGGAGCATCAACAAACGATGATGGCCAAAGTTTAACCGTTTCTTGGAGCCCTATAAACATAGGAAAATGTAACGTAAAGTTCGCGGTCGATCATTACGTTGATGGGGAACTAAAAGACCACAAAGAAACCGTCGAAAACACCGTCGGTTTAGAAAGAATCCCGTGtagtgaaaataaaattgaaatatacgTAATAATCGATGGGAAAGAAGGAAACCCGGTTGTACTCGACGTAAATCTTTCTTCATCCGATATCCAAGATATCGGAAAAGTTGAAAACTTGGCTGTTTCCGGTGACAAAATCACTTGGTCCGCACCAATTTCCGCTGGACGATGCGGCCTCTCATACGAAGTGACTCATATTAGCCCAACCGGAAGCGTTGTAAATACCGTTTCAACAACAGAAACCTCACTCAATTTAATCCCATGTTCTCAAAACACCATCATCGTAAAAGGAATTTCGGGCCCGATAACCGGCGAAGAAGCCTCACTTGAATTTGTAGCCGATCCAGTTGATTTAGGCGCaccagaaactttaaaaatcatcCCCGATTTCACTTTAGCTTCTGTAACTTTACAAGCCGAGGGAAAAGAAATCAATTCATGCCCAATCACCGAGGCTGTAATTTCATGTCAAAAAGACGGAGATGATTCAGCTTTTGGAACTAATATAGCAGTTAATGATAATGATGAGAGAACTTTTGATGTAGATGTGGTTAATTTAGAAACCGATAAGATTTACGATTGTAAATTGAGATGGGCCAATTCCGCCGAGTGggtttattttagatttagaaCTATTCCGATCCCAACTAAGAAATTACAAGTTGTTGATCTGAGTAAAAACGGATTTAATGTAGTTTGGGAAGAGGGGTATGGGAAAGAATTTGTAAATAGTTACCAATTGGTTATTAAATCCAACGGAAGGAATTACGAAGTTGCTGATTTCTGTGATAAAGTAGAACCTGAAGAATTTAGTTATACTTTAAAAGGTGGGGATGAATCCCAAGTTTTCGTTAATGGTTTCCCGGCTTTCGATTACGATATTTCGTTAACAACTAATTATAATTTGGGTAGTTTAGGGGTTAAAGATGAAAGTGATGGTTTAAACACTCAAACTTTATCCGATG ttccCGGATTACCGGAAAATTTAGGAATCGAATTTGATTATCAACCAGGAGCCGCTTATAATGTAACGGGAAAAATAACTTGGTCGGCTCCATGCGATCTTCACGGATCCCTAAAACGATTCGGAGTTAAAGTTTCGGCTACTTTTGATTTAGGAGGGAATGAACATACCTTAGATTATTCCCTCGACGTTCCTGCAAGTTCCCCCAATGATGTTTTCATGTATGAACTCAAAGAGATTAATCCATTCTTTAGTTATGTTGTATCGGTGAATACAATCGCTGATTTTGATGGTTTAACGAAGGATTTGGTCATCACCCCACCGGATATTTGTTCTTGCGctacttattaa